From the genome of Nitrospirota bacterium:
CTGCTGCCAGATCAGCGGCCGGTGGGAGGAGTTTTGGGGAAATCGGGCGACTGGGTGAGAAGCTTACCCATAAATTTGTCTCACACCCTGATCTCCCAAGATCAGCGATAGACTTCGCACCCACTTATTAATCATGTCATTGCGAGCACCGAAGGGTGCGTGGCAATCTTATCGTAAAGTCTTGAGATTGCTTCACTTTGTTCGCAATGACAGCTTTCTAACTCTGTTCTTGGGGATCTCCCAAGAGATAGACTTCGCACCTGCTTATTGTTCATGTCATTGCGAACACCGAAGGGTGCGTGGCAATCTTACCGTAAAGTCTTGAGATTGCTTCACTTTGTTCGCGATGACAACTTTCTGTTCTTGGAAATCTGGTCAATCATATTCAGAATGATCCCTTCGCGCAATCCGTAATCACTCACAACCATCCTGTTAAAATTAAAAAACATCATCATCTCTAAAACAATAAACGCTCCAGCGACAATAATATCTTCCCGCCCTGCCTCTAAACCTTTTATTTTTTTTCTTTCATCTTTAGTTTTAGAAATCAGGGCCTGAAAAAGACCCGAAACCGTTTCTTGAGTGAGCTCGAAACGATGGACTTTCTCAAATGAATACGCTTCAAGACCTTGCGCCATCGCCGCCAAAGTGGTGACCGTTCCTGCCGTTCCGACCCAGGTTACCGAAGGATTTTTTTCAAGAACCTCCTTAAACTCTCCTTTAACTTCCGCGAAATATTCCCGAACTTTTTTTTTCATCTGAATGAGTTCGAAAGAAGAAGGGGGGTCAGAGAAAAAATACTTTTCGGTAAGAAACACAACCCCGAACGGGGTGCTTTTTTTAGATAAAAGGGTCCGATGATGTCCAAGAATCCATTCGGTGCTCCCGCCGCCAATGTCGACCATCATCTGGTAATCGTTTGAAACGGGTAGGCCATAACGGATTCCCAAATAGGTTAACCGCGCCTCCTCTTCACCGGAAATGACTTCAATATCCAGATCAAGTTCTTCTTTGACGCGTTCGATAAAATCTTTTTTATTTTCGGCTTCACGAACCGCACTCGTTGCGACCCATAAAATATGATCGCATGAAAATTGGCGAAGGGATTGCCGAAAGGATATTAAAGCGCTTAACGTTCTTTCAACGGCTGAAAGGGTTAGCGTCCGACTTTTTAAAAATCCTTCGCCCAGACGGGTCACCTGACGATCGGAAAAAAGCTCTTTCCATTTTTGATCACGGTATTCAACAACCAGAAGCCTTAAGGTGTTTGTCCCAATATCGATGCTGGCTAAAATCATTCGCTCTCGTAATGTGTCATTGTGAGCCGAAGGCAAAGCAATCCGACCTGAAAGGTCGTTGTGAGGATGATAAACTCTATCTCTTGACGATGAAATAAAAATCCTCGGCAGCCTGGTTGATTTCCAAATGAAGTTTCAGCGTGCCCTCCGTAGGAACAACTTTCCGGAAATAAACAAAGCCTCTGACGGTTGCCCCCGGCAGGATATCACCCTCATGAAGCGCAAGGAGAGAGATATCGGATACCGGAGGAGGCGAAGGATAAAATGGAAAATTAAAGGCGAACCCGAAGAAGGAAGAGTAGCCGCCCGAACCGATTCCGATGTGAGCTGACGAAGAAACCGGATACCCTCGATCAATAAAGGTCCTTTCAACTTCTACAGGCGGAACAGGTTGAAATTGATTGCCTCCGCTATCAAGAAGGTTCAAAAATTTTTGCGCAAATTCTAATTTATTTTCGGTTCCGTTTTTAATCAACAAAAGAAGGGGTGTATAGTACTGCTCCAGGTCGCCCGGATAAAATTGCCATTCCTGAGTTTGAACAGAAACAGCGGCCCCTCCGACCTTTTTGGTAATAATGTTGGAATGAAGGTCAACTTCGCCCGTCTGGTCAGGTTTGGGAACTATGGCAACACCGCACCCCCCCACGAATAGAGTCAATACTAGAGCGAAAATCAAGCTTTGCTTGTTTGAGCGAGGGGAATGGGGGCATCGGAGGAGTTCACGAAGTGAAACCGCACGGGCCACCATGTTAAATCGACCGAAAATCAAGCTTTGCTTGTTTGAGCGAGGGGAATGGGGGTATTTTATCATCATGTTCATCCTATGTTTGAGAGGGATTAAGACGTTCGGTCAGCTCATTTTTCAAGAGATCTTGCTCTTCTTTCATTTGAACCGCTTTCGAAAACAAAGCCGTAAGTTCGGTCTCTTCAATACAGGTTTCCCCTTTTTGAAGTTTTTCAAATAAAACTTTCCCTGCTTGAAGCATCAGTTCATCAATTTCTTTTTCTAATTTTCTGATTTCCAGACGGACCTTAATGGCATCGATCTCTTCAACCGACCGGTGGATAAGATTTTGGAGCCTGTTTTTGACAATCTGAACACCCAGTTCACTGTCTTCTTTAATTTTTTTAAACATGTTTTTATCCCCCAAGAACAGAGATAGAAAGTTGTCATTGCGAGCGAAGCGAAGCAATCTCGCCATCGTGAACCGAGATCGCCACGCACCCTGCGGGCGCTCGCGATGACAGGCAAAACAAGGAGTTGCAAATCCTATCTCTGTTCCTGGAGGTCCAATCTGGCATTCCATCTTCGAAGCAAGGTTTCCTTCAATCCCCCGTGATCCGGGTGAACCAACAAGGGGTCCTTCTGTAACAGATCCATCGCTTCCCTCCGAGCTTCCTCCAGCATCTTTCCATCCCGAAGAAGATTGGCCACCCGCAATTCAGGGAGGCCGGACTGGCGGGTCCCGAAAAATTCACCCGGCCCCCGGATGGCAAGGTCCTCTTCGGCCAGTTTAAACCCGTCTGTGGTGTTCACCATAGCCTTTAATCGTTTTTTCGCGTCTTCAGAAACCGGAGTGTTGGCAACCAAAAGGCAATAGGATTGATAGGGTCCCCGGCCGACCCTCCCGCGAAGCTGGTGTAACTGGGCCAGGCCAAATCGCTCGGCATGTTCAACCACCATCAGGGAGGCGTTTGAGACGTCGATCCCGACTTCGATTACCGTTGTCGATACCAAAATATGGATTTCCTGATTTTTAAACTGTTTCATCACCCGTTCTTTTTCCCCCGATTTCATCCGGCCGTGCAGGAGGCCTATTTTAAATTGGGGGAAAACGGTCTCTTCCAGGGTTTTGAACATCGTTACAGCGGCGTTTAAATCAAGTTTTTCGGATTCTTCCACCAATGGATAGACAATATAGGCTTGCCTCCCTCCGTTGACCTCTTTTTCGATCATTGAATAAACCGATTTTCTCTGGCTTTCATAAAACAAACGGGTTTGAATCGGCTTTCTCCCTGGCGGAAGTTCATCGAGAACGGAAAGGTCCAAATCGCCGTAAACCGTCAGGGCAAGGGTCCTCGGAATCGGCGTTGCGGTCATGATCAAAATATCGGGAGAATCCCCCTTCTTCTTGAGTTCCATCCTCTGCATAACGCCGAATTTATGCTGTTCATCGACCACGGCGATCCCAAGCCTCTTAAACTGGACCTTTTCCTGAATAAGGCTATGGGTTCCAATGACCAGATCTGTTTTCCCTTCGGCCGCGCTTTCCAAAACCTTGGTCTGCTCCTTCTTTCCCATTCCGTGGGTTAATAATCCCGCGGCTATATTTAACCGCAAAAGGAGGGGAGTCAGATTGAAATAATGCTGTTCGGCCAAAAGCTCGGTGGGAACCATCAGACAAGCCTGAAATCCGTTTTCGATAGCAATCAGCATCGCAATTAAAGCAACAACGGTTTTTCCAGACCCGACGTCTCCCTGCAAAAGACGGTTCATGGGATAAAGGCTCTGCATATCTTTTTTGATTTCTCCCAAAACACGGCCTTGCGCGGGAGTCAGTTTAAAAGAAAGATGTCTCAAGAGCTCGCCTTCCATTCCTCCGTCTATCTTAAAGGAGAAGCCTTTGTTTTCCCGCGAAATTTTATTTTTCCTCAGAGCCAGCCCCATTTCCAACAAGAAAAAATCCTCAAAAACAAGCCTGCGGTGAAAAAGGCTTTTTTCCAGGGACGATTGAAAAAACGTTTCCGGTCCCGAAGGAAAGTGTACTTCTTTTAAGGCCTCCCCCAATGAAGGAAAAGCATATTTCCGGACAAGGGCTAAAGGAAGCTTTTCCCGGGCCAAGAGGAGATTCTCTTCCAGCAATGACTTGATCAGAGAGCGCATTTGGTTCGACGTCATTCCCGGCGTTTCATGATAAACGGGAACAATTTTTCCATGATGGGTCAAATTCTCTTCGTCACCTGTCACGAGTTCATAACTTACGGGATTCATTTCAAGCCTGAAATGCTCAAATCGGTTAGGGCTCACTTTTCCGGTCAAGATAACTTTTTGCCCGGTTTTGAAGACTTTTTCCAAATAGGGCTGATTAAACCATTTACAGCTTAAAACCCCCGTTTCATCTCCGAGGATTAATTCGAAAATCTTTAAATGTTTTCGGGGGGTGA
Proteins encoded in this window:
- a CDS encoding Ppx/GppA family phosphatase; translated protein: MILASIDIGTNTLRLLVVEYRDQKWKELFSDRQVTRLGEGFLKSRTLTLSAVERTLSALISFRQSLRQFSCDHILWVATSAVREAENKKDFIERVKEELDLDIEVISGEEEARLTYLGIRYGLPVSNDYQMMVDIGGGSTEWILGHHRTLLSKKSTPFGVVFLTEKYFFSDPPSSFELIQMKKKVREYFAEVKGEFKEVLEKNPSVTWVGTAGTVTTLAAMAQGLEAYSFEKVHRFELTQETVSGLFQALISKTKDERKKIKGLEAGREDIIVAGAFIVLEMMMFFNFNRMVVSDYGLREGIILNMIDQISKNRKLSSRTK
- the recG gene encoding ATP-dependent DNA helicase RecG; this translates as MNSTLRWETPVQFVKGIGPYKAVLLKKLGLVTVEDVLFNLPYRYEDRTKIQKISRLSPNENQMVFGEVKAVRTQITPRKHLKIFELILGDETGVLSCKWFNQPYLEKVFKTGQKVILTGKVSPNRFEHFRLEMNPVSYELVTGDEENLTHHGKIVPVYHETPGMTSNQMRSLIKSLLEENLLLAREKLPLALVRKYAFPSLGEALKEVHFPSGPETFFQSSLEKSLFHRRLVFEDFFLLEMGLALRKNKISRENKGFSFKIDGGMEGELLRHLSFKLTPAQGRVLGEIKKDMQSLYPMNRLLQGDVGSGKTVVALIAMLIAIENGFQACLMVPTELLAEQHYFNLTPLLLRLNIAAGLLTHGMGKKEQTKVLESAAEGKTDLVIGTHSLIQEKVQFKRLGIAVVDEQHKFGVMQRMELKKKGDSPDILIMTATPIPRTLALTVYGDLDLSVLDELPPGRKPIQTRLFYESQRKSVYSMIEKEVNGGRQAYIVYPLVEESEKLDLNAAVTMFKTLEETVFPQFKIGLLHGRMKSGEKERVMKQFKNQEIHILVSTTVIEVGIDVSNASLMVVEHAERFGLAQLHQLRGRVGRGPYQSYCLLVANTPVSEDAKKRLKAMVNTTDGFKLAEEDLAIRGPGEFFGTRQSGLPELRVANLLRDGKMLEEARREAMDLLQKDPLLVHPDHGGLKETLLRRWNARLDLQEQR